The following are encoded in a window of Leptospira sp. WS60.C2 genomic DNA:
- a CDS encoding ATP-binding protein, with product MNLDPRTVVFINIVGCLLMSSGLWFASGYYFKKLRMVKAWSLATLLQGLGWIVMGALRGQIPDWISISFGNTFIFLSIVSYHAIIVNLFGKKPNWKVSVFFAVVFFVTIALYQFSTFPQQYRISILSIFPSVYFLLTAKTIFVENRKQQLTGNFLFYFFLFSGLFLLGRSLVYAFTEVSVTQIAFGKGPIQDVTYLFFYIISVLMTFGFLLLCIDIFIKGQIQDEEKYKSLAENSTDIIWVWNFDLEKFTYVSPSITQVTGYTIQEASEKHISNTFTQDSYLQFKEMLLPRMKEFRYSSMKIPYSYELEQVRKNGSTIWIEANTVFQKNQNSEIELLGVSRDIDGRKKSEAEMNRYFKELQLLNQTKDKFFSIISHDLKGPIGGMNTFIGMLMEDMETRSPKRMRNDLNILYQSSGEVYALLENLLTWARSQTNEISFLPENVSVKSLVDTVISYFTFMTENKGIRIQNLVEKDTVVFADENMLETILRNLVSNAIKYSHVGGQVIVTANSIDGNVSIQVEDFGTGISDEIRSTFFQIDAKQKSMPGTLGERGTTLGLILCKEFIEKNHGKIFVESEVGKGSKFYFTLPKGK from the coding sequence ATGAATTTAGATCCAAGAACAGTTGTTTTTATCAATATTGTCGGATGTCTTTTGATGTCTTCTGGCCTATGGTTTGCCTCTGGTTATTATTTTAAGAAACTCAGGATGGTGAAGGCATGGTCCCTTGCGACGTTGTTGCAAGGCCTTGGTTGGATTGTGATGGGGGCTCTTCGCGGTCAAATCCCTGATTGGATCTCCATTAGTTTTGGAAATACTTTCATCTTCTTGTCAATTGTATCTTACCATGCGATCATTGTGAATTTATTTGGGAAAAAACCAAATTGGAAAGTAAGTGTTTTTTTTGCAGTGGTGTTCTTTGTCACGATAGCCCTCTACCAGTTTTCAACCTTCCCGCAACAATACCGAATCTCGATTCTTTCCATATTTCCGAGTGTTTATTTCCTTCTCACAGCAAAAACGATCTTTGTAGAAAATAGGAAACAACAGCTAACAGGAAACTTTCTGTTTTATTTTTTTCTCTTCAGTGGTTTATTTCTGTTAGGTCGATCCCTCGTTTATGCATTTACAGAAGTCTCAGTCACTCAAATTGCGTTTGGGAAAGGTCCGATCCAAGACGTTACTTATTTATTTTTTTATATTATTTCTGTGCTAATGACATTCGGTTTTTTGTTACTATGCATTGATATTTTTATCAAAGGCCAAATCCAAGACGAAGAGAAATATAAATCACTCGCCGAAAATTCTACCGATATCATTTGGGTTTGGAATTTTGATTTAGAAAAGTTTACCTATGTGAGTCCTTCCATTACGCAAGTGACTGGGTATACCATTCAGGAAGCATCGGAAAAGCATATTTCGAATACATTTACTCAAGATTCTTATTTGCAATTTAAGGAAATGCTTCTCCCTCGTATGAAGGAGTTTCGGTATTCCAGTATGAAAATCCCTTATTCCTATGAACTGGAACAAGTGCGAAAAAATGGATCTACGATTTGGATCGAAGCAAATACAGTCTTTCAAAAGAACCAAAACTCAGAAATTGAATTGTTAGGTGTCTCTCGCGATATTGATGGAAGAAAAAAATCAGAAGCGGAGATGAATCGTTATTTTAAGGAACTACAATTATTAAACCAAACAAAAGATAAATTTTTCTCAATCATATCACATGACTTAAAGGGTCCTATTGGTGGCATGAATACGTTTATTGGTATGTTAATGGAAGATATGGAGACAAGGTCTCCGAAACGAATGCGAAATGATCTGAATATTTTATACCAATCTTCTGGTGAAGTGTATGCGTTACTTGAAAATTTATTAACTTGGGCCAGGTCTCAAACGAATGAGATTTCATTTTTACCAGAAAATGTATCTGTGAAATCATTGGTGGATACTGTTATCTCTTACTTTACGTTTATGACAGAAAACAAAGGGATTCGCATTCAGAACTTAGTTGAGAAAGACACGGTTGTTTTTGCTGATGAGAATATGTTGGAAACGATTTTAAGAAACTTAGTTTCCAATGCGATCAAGTATTCTCATGTCGGCGGACAGGTGATTGTTACAGCGAATTCAATTGATGGGAATGTCTCCATCCAAGTTGAAGATTTTGGAACAGGAATTTCAGATGAAATTCGAAGTACGTTCTTTCAAATCGATGCCAAACAAAAGAGTATGCCAGGAACCTTAGGGGAAAGAGGCACAACTCTTGGTTTGATCTTATGTAAGGAATTTATCGAAAAAAACCACGGGAAAATTTTTGTGGAGAGTGAAGTAGGGAAGGGATCTAAATTTTACTTCACACTTCCCAAAGGCAAATAA
- a CDS encoding TetR/AcrR family transcriptional regulator, translating into MKEKITNQALRLLKKEGLKSFSMRKLAEKLSIDPMTIYYYFKNKDQLLAELVDVVFRKFYEGLQLGERRGKEKEKLESVLVEYRSFFIQYIDLSLYLIQSPNEKYPAVKLLNDLILDLIQASSPYENPELTRDILIDFIHGNALSVSNQPRKGSNVRTKPNQTDPFRESLTILFHRLFYNTRLT; encoded by the coding sequence ATGAAAGAAAAAATCACAAATCAGGCCTTACGTTTGCTAAAAAAAGAAGGATTAAAATCCTTCAGTATGCGAAAACTTGCTGAAAAATTATCGATCGATCCGATGACAATTTACTATTACTTCAAAAATAAAGACCAACTCCTGGCGGAGCTTGTGGATGTAGTCTTTCGCAAATTTTATGAAGGATTACAATTGGGGGAAAGAAGAGGGAAAGAGAAGGAAAAACTGGAATCAGTTCTTGTCGAGTATCGATCCTTTTTTATCCAATACATAGATTTGTCTTTGTATCTGATCCAAAGTCCAAACGAGAAATATCCGGCAGTGAAACTGTTAAATGATTTGATTTTGGATTTGATCCAAGCCTCAAGTCCATATGAAAATCCAGAACTCACTCGTGACATTTTGATTGATTTCATTCATGGGAATGCTCTCTCCGTTTCTAATCAACCGCGTAAAGGATCGAATGTTAGAACCAAACCAAACCAAACAGATCCATTTAGAGAATCGCTCACGATACTCTTCCATCGTTTGTTTTATAACACTCGTTTGACCTAA
- a CDS encoding dihydrofolate reductase family protein: protein MITLKAYIASSLDGFIAKKDGSVDWLHAEKYQLEKEDFGYEKFMESIDCIVMGRITFETVLQFEPYPFENVPVIVVSNNPNYQIESKHQITIFTRPLRELIPFLESNQYQNVYVDGGKLIQSFLKESLLDEITITQIPILLGSGIPLFGGIEREIDLKHRNTQTFPNGFVQIEYEIVK from the coding sequence ATGATAACATTAAAAGCATATATTGCAAGTAGCCTAGACGGATTTATTGCAAAAAAAGATGGCTCTGTCGACTGGCTTCACGCGGAAAAATACCAACTAGAAAAGGAAGACTTCGGATATGAGAAGTTTATGGAATCCATCGATTGTATCGTGATGGGTAGAATTACGTTTGAAACTGTTTTACAGTTTGAACCCTATCCATTCGAAAACGTACCAGTCATTGTAGTATCAAACAATCCAAACTACCAAATTGAATCGAAACATCAGATTACGATTTTCACTCGCCCGTTACGAGAACTCATACCTTTTCTCGAATCGAACCAATACCAAAATGTCTATGTGGACGGTGGGAAACTCATTCAATCGTTTCTGAAAGAATCCCTATTGGATGAAATCACAATCACTCAAATTCCCATTCTACTTGGAAGTGGAATCCCACTCTTTGGTGGTATTGAGAGAGAGATCGATCTTAAACATAGAAACACACAAACCTTCCCCAATGGATTTGTCCAAATTGAATATGAGATTGTGAAATGA
- a CDS encoding ribbon-helix-helix protein, CopG family, with protein MISLRLPPELERKLDSFAKSEGKSRTEIVKESILQYIKSRGDNKTPYELGLDLFGKYNSANSDLAQNRKAYLEKAIGKKNEKRSSH; from the coding sequence ATGATCAGCCTACGCCTGCCTCCAGAACTAGAAAGAAAATTAGATTCATTTGCAAAATCTGAAGGGAAAAGTCGCACAGAAATAGTGAAGGAATCTATTCTCCAATATATCAAAAGTCGTGGGGATAACAAAACTCCCTATGAATTAGGTTTAGATTTGTTTGGAAAATATAATTCTGCGAATTCGGATTTAGCTCAGAATCGAAAAGCTTACCTAGAGAAAGCAATCGGAAAGAAGAATGAAAAACGTAGCTCTCATTGA
- a CDS encoding type II toxin-antitoxin system VapC family toxin — translation MKNVALIDSGPIIALFNSKDKFHKQTLKFLKSYHGELVSSWPVITEVIYLLSFSVEAQSDFLEWIERGSIKIFDLNIEDLKYIKNRMRKYSDLPMDLADASLMCISEKMGIERIVSIDSDFSIYKNLKGKFLQNLFKS, via the coding sequence ATGAAAAACGTAGCTCTCATTGATTCTGGTCCTATCATTGCGTTATTCAATTCGAAAGATAAGTTCCACAAACAGACTCTAAAATTTCTTAAATCTTATCATGGTGAATTAGTTTCTTCGTGGCCAGTGATTACCGAAGTTATATATCTGCTTTCTTTCTCAGTGGAAGCACAATCAGACTTTCTTGAATGGATTGAAAGAGGAAGTATCAAAATATTTGATTTAAATATCGAGGATCTTAAATATATTAAAAATCGAATGAGAAAGTATTCAGATCTACCTATGGATTTAGCTGATGCTTCCTTAATGTGTATTTCGGAAAAAATGGGAATCGAACGAATCGTTAGCATTGATTCAGACTTTTCGATTTACAAAAACTTAAAAGGGAAATTTTTACAAAACCTTTTTAAATCTTAA
- a CDS encoding TrmH family RNA methyltransferase, with amino-acid sequence MQKILTPLDERLTDYFLLKSKESPSDTFVADHEKTAVRLLLSDFEVQSVFCTDKYWQKHKGLITSKLQDEEKCFVADKSIFEETIGFHVHQGFMAVGKQKWAKEEELSFPILILNAIVDSENIGSILRCAAAFGIQSILFDTKSASPYLRRSVRVSMGAIFQLKIAKSTNLPESIHRMKERSANVTALALPKENAVHVSKTKTIQEIGKQENLVLIIGNEANGIEESVLDASDVIGYIPMKNKIDSLNVSHALAVALSHLL; translated from the coding sequence ATGCAAAAAATCCTGACCCCACTCGACGAAAGACTCACCGATTATTTCCTTCTGAAATCGAAGGAATCCCCTTCTGATACATTCGTTGCAGATCATGAAAAAACTGCTGTTAGATTACTTTTATCTGATTTTGAAGTCCAATCGGTTTTTTGCACAGATAAATATTGGCAAAAACACAAAGGCCTCATCACATCCAAATTGCAAGATGAGGAGAAGTGTTTTGTCGCCGATAAATCTATCTTTGAAGAAACCATTGGTTTCCATGTACACCAAGGGTTTATGGCAGTTGGGAAACAAAAATGGGCAAAAGAAGAAGAACTTTCTTTTCCCATCCTTATCCTGAATGCAATCGTTGATAGTGAAAATATAGGTTCAATCCTTCGTTGTGCAGCAGCCTTTGGCATCCAATCAATTCTATTTGATACCAAGTCAGCCTCACCGTATCTTAGGCGTTCTGTCAGAGTCTCCATGGGTGCCATCTTCCAATTGAAGATAGCCAAATCGACAAACCTACCCGAGTCGATTCACCGAATGAAGGAGAGGTCTGCGAATGTAACCGCACTCGCCCTTCCCAAGGAAAATGCAGTTCACGTTTCTAAAACAAAAACCATCCAAGAGATTGGAAAACAAGAGAACTTAGTCCTTATCATTGGCAATGAAGCAAATGGGATTGAGGAAAGTGTTTTAGATGCGTCTGATGTGATTGGTTACATTCCAATGAAAAACAAAATCGATTCATTGAACGTATCTCATGCCTTGGCTGTAGCACTTTCACACCTTCTCTAA
- a CDS encoding serine/threonine protein kinase translates to MNIHHSFYQLTPDTILNAIESLGYETTGRYFVLNSVENRVYDIETAKAGRIVVKFYRPGKWNQKQILEEHAFLQELAGEEIPVLAPIVIDGKTLFEWEGIYFAIWPLRNGRIVEEIQSNDLERVGALLGRIHSVGKRSQIKSRPTLDIPSYGLTALQYILDKKLITNSALAERYEKNARNAFAIFESLTNEYQIPSQRIHGDCHKGNLLISPDGFSILDFDDFLHGPIVQDFWMLLPFGEADRKHEFFDFFAGYCMFADFDENWLKLIEPLRIIRFIHYAAWIGKRWEDPSFPSLFPHFGTEEYWLKETLDLENANRDLDDANPAPTAPKENAEPEMTNKDFFWDWDQ, encoded by the coding sequence TTGAACATCCATCATTCTTTTTACCAATTAACCCCCGATACGATTTTAAATGCGATCGAATCCCTTGGGTATGAAACAACCGGAAGGTATTTTGTATTAAATAGTGTTGAGAATCGTGTTTACGATATCGAAACGGCAAAAGCTGGAAGGATTGTTGTTAAATTCTATCGACCTGGGAAATGGAACCAAAAACAAATCCTAGAAGAACATGCATTTTTACAAGAGTTAGCGGGGGAAGAGATTCCAGTTCTTGCACCAATCGTTATTGATGGAAAAACACTCTTTGAATGGGAAGGAATTTATTTTGCCATTTGGCCCTTACGTAATGGAAGGATTGTCGAAGAAATCCAATCAAACGATTTGGAACGAGTAGGGGCCTTACTCGGAAGGATCCATTCCGTTGGGAAACGAAGTCAGATCAAAAGTAGACCAACACTCGACATACCAAGTTATGGACTCACTGCGCTGCAATACATACTAGATAAAAAATTGATAACGAATTCTGCTTTGGCCGAACGATATGAAAAGAATGCACGTAATGCCTTTGCCATCTTTGAATCACTGACAAACGAATACCAAATCCCTTCCCAAAGGATTCACGGTGATTGTCACAAAGGAAATTTATTAATCTCACCTGATGGGTTTAGCATTTTAGATTTTGATGATTTTTTACATGGACCCATTGTTCAAGATTTTTGGATGTTACTTCCGTTTGGGGAAGCAGATCGTAAACATGAGTTCTTTGATTTTTTTGCTGGTTATTGTATGTTTGCAGACTTTGATGAAAATTGGCTCAAATTAATCGAACCATTACGAATCATTCGATTCATCCATTATGCAGCTTGGATTGGAAAACGATGGGAAGATCCATCGTTTCCCTCTCTTTTCCCTCATTTCGGAACAGAAGAATATTGGTTAAAAGAAACATTAGATTTAGAAAATGCAAATCGTGATTTAGATGATGCTAATCCTGCTCCTACTGCACCGAAAGAAAACGCAGAACCAGAAATGACGAATAAAGATTTTTTTTGGGATTGGGATCAATAA
- a CDS encoding GGDEF domain-containing protein: MSEGQKKILIIEDSDLQRKLLSRWVSKNGYTAIEAETISVAREKIRSEAIDVVLLDWELPDGNGIDLISDILSTSPVSWLPIIMVTGHTEPEYFKIAIEAGATDYITKPAKEIELLARIFSALRIKALHDQLRETAIRDVMTNLYNRRYMEERIEQEFQRCKRHNSLLSLAMIDIDKFKNINDTYGHEIGDQVIKQLAHALKTSFRKSDIISRFGGEEFVILFPETGVADATRILDRVRDNVSKLEMKSDTDQIFHFTFSGGVAGGELNEVNSNHDLLKLADKNLYEAKTSGRNKIVS, translated from the coding sequence ATGTCAGAAGGACAGAAAAAAATCCTAATCATTGAAGATTCTGACCTACAGCGGAAACTTCTCAGTCGGTGGGTTTCCAAAAATGGTTATACTGCCATCGAAGCAGAAACCATTTCTGTAGCACGAGAAAAAATACGAAGTGAAGCAATCGATGTTGTTTTACTCGATTGGGAATTGCCAGATGGCAACGGCATCGATTTAATTTCGGACATTCTCTCTACATCTCCTGTCAGTTGGCTTCCGATCATTATGGTCACAGGACATACGGAACCAGAATATTTTAAAATAGCAATAGAAGCAGGGGCAACAGATTATATCACGAAACCTGCCAAAGAAATTGAATTACTAGCAAGAATTTTTAGTGCCTTACGAATCAAAGCTTTGCATGACCAATTGCGTGAGACTGCGATTCGAGATGTGATGACCAATCTATATAATAGACGTTATATGGAAGAAAGGATCGAACAGGAATTCCAACGTTGCAAAAGGCATAATAGCCTATTATCATTGGCTATGATCGATATCGATAAATTTAAGAATATCAACGACACATATGGGCATGAAATTGGAGACCAAGTGATCAAACAATTAGCTCATGCATTAAAAACAAGTTTTCGAAAATCCGATATCATCTCTCGGTTTGGAGGGGAAGAGTTTGTCATCCTCTTCCCGGAAACGGGCGTTGCCGATGCGACAAGAATTTTAGACCGTGTCAGAGACAATGTTTCCAAACTGGAAATGAAATCGGATACAGATCAGATTTTCCATTTTACGTTTAGTGGAGGTGTTGCTGGAGGAGAACTAAATGAGGTTAATTCCAATCATGATTTGTTAAAATTAGCTGATAAAAATTTATATGAAGCAAAGACTTCTGGCCGCAATAAAATCGTCAGCTAA